Proteins encoded in a region of the Halosimplex halophilum genome:
- a CDS encoding S26 family signal peptidase, with product MTLRAYAARAVEVALVVALVSLVAGAVVGQPVLLSFVETGSMEPTLDAGDGFVAVPAVLAGPPGEGDIVVFRAQELQGGGLTTHRVVDETDRGYVTRGDANPFTDQDGGEPPVTEDRIVAHALQVGGEVVVIPYLGTAIMGVQGAMIGLQNAIATTLGVDALLGPQGVGLVLFGVGIALFGLSAVLGRVEGPTRDRGRDRSRGGALDARRATLLLLVVVLLPANAAMVVPSGVHEMTVDGDTVAAAEGVDPGERAAWEYTVRNRGFVPVVVVFESTDPAVSIPQYRRALGPGDTRELSIGVEAPPPGETRTGTVREYRYLLVLPPAVIEALHDGGPLLAWTTINAVLAGALLLLVSKTVGFGRVRTGGAGRVSLWVRLRRRFG from the coding sequence GTGACGCTCCGGGCCTACGCCGCGCGCGCCGTCGAGGTGGCACTCGTCGTCGCGCTCGTCTCGCTGGTCGCCGGGGCGGTCGTCGGCCAGCCCGTCCTCCTGAGCTTCGTCGAGACGGGGAGCATGGAGCCGACCCTCGACGCCGGCGACGGCTTCGTGGCCGTGCCCGCCGTCCTCGCCGGTCCGCCCGGCGAGGGGGACATCGTCGTCTTCCGCGCACAGGAACTCCAGGGCGGCGGGCTCACGACCCACCGCGTCGTCGACGAGACCGACCGCGGGTACGTCACCCGCGGCGACGCGAACCCGTTCACCGACCAGGACGGCGGCGAGCCCCCGGTCACGGAGGACCGGATCGTCGCCCACGCGCTGCAGGTCGGGGGCGAGGTCGTCGTGATCCCGTACCTCGGCACGGCGATCATGGGCGTGCAGGGCGCGATGATCGGCCTCCAGAACGCGATCGCGACGACGCTCGGCGTCGACGCGCTGCTCGGTCCCCAGGGCGTCGGGCTGGTGCTGTTCGGCGTCGGCATCGCGCTGTTCGGCCTCTCCGCGGTGCTCGGCCGGGTCGAGGGCCCCACCCGCGATCGAGGGCGCGACCGGTCGCGCGGCGGCGCCCTCGACGCCCGACGCGCGACGCTCCTGTTGCTCGTGGTCGTCCTGTTGCCGGCCAACGCGGCGATGGTCGTCCCGAGCGGCGTCCACGAGATGACCGTCGACGGCGACACGGTCGCGGCCGCCGAGGGCGTCGACCCCGGCGAGCGGGCCGCCTGGGAGTACACGGTCCGCAACCGCGGGTTCGTCCCGGTCGTCGTCGTCTTCGAGTCGACCGATCCGGCGGTCTCGATCCCGCAGTACCGCCGCGCGCTCGGCCCCGGCGACACCCGCGAGCTGTCGATCGGCGTCGAGGCGCCGCCGCCCGGCGAGACGCGCACCGGGACGGTCCGCGAGTACCGCTACCTGCTCGTCCTCCCGCCCGCGGTCATCGAGGCGCTGCACGACGGCGGCCCGCTGCTCGCGTGGACGACCATCAACGCCGTCCTCGCGGGCGCGCTCCTCCTGCTCGTCTCGAAGACGGTCGGCTTCGGCCGCGTCCGCACCGGCGGCGCCGGCCGGGTCTCGCTGTGGGTCCGCCTGCGGCGCCGGTTCGGGTGA
- a CDS encoding SpoVR family protein, with amino-acid sequence MDDRIEAQRIAADLEEPVDEASNLARKLGLDPYEVNYWIVDYDEMNELIAYGGFQQRYPHWRWGMKYDRQQKQGQFLGGKAFEIVNNDDPSHAFLQESNTLADQKAVITHVEAHADFFANNEWFGMFADDPNAAAMLARHADAIEEFMTDPEIDRGAVEKWIDHVLTLEDNIDQHVPYEPIDTRIDLIDEHDTADAAEQLEELDLSDEVKGQVFSEEWLEAQADDEDGASFPAEPEKDVLGFLRKHGMQYDGDAAKATEMADWQKEVLEMLRREAYYFAPQKMTKVMNEGWAAYWESAMMTGENFAGDDEFVLYADHMAKVLGSSGLNPYKLGLEIWNYVENTTNRREVVEHLLRVDGITWRNFHDTVDFERVLNLIEPDPEVASVVGHLDDLDPDDPRVDAEALEAARSGEVDAETYPWKVLTYEGLAERHYSLTKPQNRGFVSGVSQEELERVSRYMFDDSRYGSVEEALANVDYARGWDRMREIRESHNDVTFLDEFLTQEFVDENDYFTYEYTQSTGDYRVTSTDYTDVKKKLMLQFTNFGKPTVVVEDGNYNNRNELLLAHQYNGVMLDIGQAKDVLKRVFELWGRPVNLKTIVKEFDEHDVEVAKRRDREPEPEEVGRLIRYDGDEVTVEELPWDAVEHLAADDIDYDTKPEEWLA; translated from the coding sequence ATGGACGACCGGATCGAGGCCCAGCGTATCGCCGCCGACCTCGAGGAGCCGGTCGACGAGGCGAGCAACCTCGCCCGCAAGCTCGGGCTCGACCCCTACGAGGTGAACTACTGGATCGTCGACTACGACGAGATGAACGAGCTCATCGCCTACGGCGGGTTCCAGCAGCGCTATCCCCACTGGCGGTGGGGCATGAAGTACGACCGCCAGCAGAAACAGGGGCAGTTCCTCGGCGGCAAGGCCTTCGAGATCGTCAACAACGACGACCCCTCCCACGCCTTTCTCCAGGAGTCGAACACCCTTGCCGACCAGAAGGCCGTGATCACCCACGTCGAGGCCCACGCGGACTTCTTCGCGAACAACGAGTGGTTCGGGATGTTCGCCGACGACCCCAACGCGGCGGCGATGCTGGCCCGCCACGCCGACGCCATCGAGGAGTTCATGACCGACCCCGAGATCGACCGCGGGGCGGTCGAGAAGTGGATCGACCACGTGCTCACGCTCGAGGACAACATCGACCAGCACGTCCCCTACGAGCCCATCGACACCCGGATCGACCTCATCGACGAGCACGACACCGCGGACGCGGCCGAACAGCTGGAGGAGCTGGACCTCTCCGACGAGGTCAAGGGGCAGGTCTTCAGCGAGGAGTGGCTGGAGGCCCAGGCCGACGACGAGGACGGCGCCTCCTTCCCCGCCGAACCGGAGAAGGACGTGCTCGGGTTCCTCCGCAAGCACGGGATGCAGTACGACGGCGACGCCGCGAAGGCCACCGAGATGGCCGACTGGCAGAAGGAGGTCCTGGAGATGCTCCGCCGGGAGGCCTACTACTTCGCCCCCCAGAAGATGACGAAGGTGATGAACGAGGGCTGGGCCGCCTACTGGGAGTCGGCGATGATGACCGGGGAGAACTTCGCGGGCGACGACGAGTTCGTCCTCTACGCCGACCACATGGCGAAGGTGCTGGGCTCGTCGGGACTCAATCCCTACAAGCTCGGCCTGGAGATCTGGAACTACGTCGAGAACACGACCAACCGCCGCGAGGTCGTCGAACACCTGCTCCGGGTCGACGGCATCACCTGGCGCAACTTCCACGACACCGTCGACTTCGAGCGGGTCCTGAACCTGATCGAACCCGACCCCGAAGTGGCCTCGGTAGTCGGACACCTCGACGACCTGGACCCCGACGACCCCCGCGTCGACGCCGAGGCGCTAGAAGCGGCTCGCTCGGGGGAGGTCGACGCCGAGACCTACCCGTGGAAGGTGCTGACCTACGAGGGGCTGGCCGAGCGCCACTACTCGCTGACCAAGCCCCAGAACCGCGGGTTCGTCTCGGGAGTGAGCCAGGAGGAACTGGAGCGCGTCTCGCGGTATATGTTCGACGATTCGCGGTACGGCTCCGTCGAGGAGGCGCTCGCGAACGTCGACTACGCCCGCGGCTGGGACCGCATGCGGGAGATCCGCGAGAGCCACAACGACGTGACCTTCCTCGACGAGTTCCTCACCCAGGAGTTCGTCGACGAGAACGACTACTTCACCTACGAGTACACCCAGTCGACCGGCGACTACCGGGTCACCTCGACGGACTACACCGACGTGAAGAAGAAGCTGATGTTGCAGTTCACCAACTTCGGCAAGCCGACCGTCGTCGTCGAGGACGGCAACTACAACAACCGCAACGAACTCCTGTTGGCCCACCAGTACAACGGCGTCATGCTGGACATCGGCCAGGCCAAAGACGTGCTGAAGCGCGTGTTCGAGCTGTGGGGCCGACCCGTCAACCTCAAGACCATCGTCAAGGAGTTCGACGAGCACGACGTGGAGGTCGCGAAGCGCCGCGACCGCGAGCCCGAACCCGAGGAGGTGGGGCGGCTGATCCGCTACGACGGCGACGAAGTCACCGTCGAGGAACTCCCGTGGGACGCCGTCGAGCACCTCGCGGCCGACGACATCGACTACGACACCAAGCCCGAGGAGTGGCTGGCCTGA
- a CDS encoding YeaH/YhbH family protein, producing MGLREDLERYREVGEERRQDLSEFIQYGDLGQSRPDSVRVPIKIVDLPEFAYDQRDKGGVGQGDAEEGDPVDAEPQPGDDGDDDGDPGEEGGEHEYYEMDPEEFAQELDEQLGLDLEPKGKKVIEETEGDFTDITRSGPTSTLDFERLFKQGLKRKLAMDFDRDYVREALKIDGWGPARVFEWARGENMPVSRAWIEEAYAEIPGDERTTWGSLAEMEAETERVDTAQRIRREGIEEVPFRREDERYRYPEIVEEREKNVVVVNIRDVSGSMRQKKRELVERTFTPLDWYLQGKYDNAEFVYIAHDADAWEVERDEFFGIRSGGGTRISSAYELAAELLEEYPWSEWNRYVFAAGDSENSSNDTEEHVVPLMEQIPANLHAYVETQPSGNAINATHAEEVERNFRDADDVAVAYVSGPDDVVDAIYDILSTEEDSQ from the coding sequence ATGGGGCTGAGAGAGGACCTCGAACGCTACCGTGAGGTCGGTGAGGAGCGCCGGCAGGATCTGTCGGAGTTCATCCAGTACGGCGACCTCGGCCAGAGCCGGCCCGACTCCGTGCGGGTGCCGATCAAGATCGTCGACCTCCCGGAGTTCGCCTACGACCAGCGCGACAAGGGCGGGGTCGGCCAGGGCGACGCCGAGGAGGGTGACCCCGTCGACGCCGAGCCCCAGCCGGGCGACGACGGCGACGACGACGGCGACCCCGGCGAGGAGGGCGGCGAACACGAGTACTACGAGATGGACCCCGAGGAGTTCGCCCAAGAGCTCGACGAGCAGCTCGGCCTCGACCTCGAACCGAAGGGCAAGAAGGTGATCGAGGAGACCGAGGGCGACTTCACGGACATCACCCGCTCGGGCCCCACGTCGACGCTGGACTTCGAGCGGCTGTTCAAGCAGGGGCTGAAGCGCAAGCTCGCGATGGACTTCGACCGCGACTACGTGCGGGAGGCCCTGAAGATCGACGGCTGGGGCCCCGCCCGCGTCTTCGAGTGGGCCCGCGGCGAGAACATGCCCGTCTCCCGCGCCTGGATCGAGGAGGCCTACGCCGAGATCCCCGGCGACGAGAGGACGACCTGGGGGAGCCTGGCGGAGATGGAGGCCGAGACCGAGCGGGTCGACACCGCCCAGCGCATCCGCCGGGAAGGCATCGAGGAGGTGCCGTTCCGCCGGGAGGACGAGCGCTACCGCTACCCCGAGATCGTCGAGGAGCGGGAGAAGAACGTCGTCGTCGTCAACATCCGCGACGTGTCCGGGTCGATGCGCCAGAAGAAGCGGGAGCTGGTCGAGAGGACCTTCACCCCGCTGGACTGGTACCTCCAGGGCAAGTACGACAACGCCGAGTTCGTCTACATCGCCCACGACGCCGACGCCTGGGAGGTCGAGCGCGACGAGTTCTTCGGCATCCGCAGCGGCGGCGGGACGCGCATCTCCAGCGCCTACGAACTCGCCGCCGAGTTGCTGGAGGAGTACCCCTGGAGCGAGTGGAACCGCTACGTGTTCGCCGCGGGCGACTCCGAGAACTCCTCCAACGACACCGAGGAGCACGTCGTCCCGCTGATGGAGCAGATCCCGGCGAACCTCCACGCGTACGTGGAGACCCAGCCGAGCGGCAACGCGATCAACGCGACCCACGCCGAGGAGGTCGAGCGGAACTTCCGCGACGCCGACGACGTGGCCGTCGCCTACGTTTCCGGGCCGGACGACGTGGTCGACGCCATCTACGACATCCTCAGCACCGAGGAGGACTCACAATGA
- a CDS encoding PrkA family serine protein kinase has translation MSGNDFIGEADRSLDRTYEEPRSLAEYVDLVLERPGLAAHASKYLLSAIEAAGTRTVIEEGEQKERYRFFDDPNNDGEHAILGNTEVLNAFVDDLRSIAAGRGKDEKIVWLDGPTATGKSELKRCLINGLREYSKTDEGRRYTVEWNVAGASGDSAGLTYADEPVADEDDWYESPVQSHPLSVFPGDVREDLVARLNEELDDHIPVRAESELDPFCREAYDYLEEHYRRQGVEELFSAITDPQHLRVKNYVVDVGQGIGVLHSEDEGPPKERLVGSWMRGMLQELDSRGRKNPQAFSYDGVLSQGNGLLTVVEDAAQHADLLQKLLNVPDERSVKLDKGIGMDIDTQMIIISNPDLEAQLNQHADREGQDPLKALKRRLDKHEFTYLTNLSLETELLRRELTDETEVWDADSWSELEEWIQEPLTVHVRDENDEVNAKELAPHALEAAALYAVVTRLDVSDVPSGHDLVDKALLFDRGYLQEGDERVEADEFEFTDEGTDGDHGIPVTYTRDEIADLFHREQDRHHADLPVEHVVMPRDILNAMAEDLSSAPVFSNAEAADFEERVVPVKNHVFGEQEADVLDAMMRDKRVDEETVEEYIEHVYAWSTDERIENERGEYVDPDPLKMKVFEVEHLGRFDEDNYAGNRPDDAVEAFREEKIITALNRHAWQRRDEQFGVEDVSPKEIPVIQTVLGSHSWDDVKRAYEDFDPRQWDEPPSGTETADLKEQTVENMQEMFGYSAASAELTSRHVMSQVSYKWD, from the coding sequence ATGAGCGGCAACGACTTCATCGGCGAGGCCGACCGCTCGCTCGACCGCACCTACGAGGAGCCCCGCAGCCTCGCCGAGTACGTCGACCTCGTGCTCGAACGGCCGGGGCTGGCCGCCCACGCCTCGAAGTACCTGCTCAGCGCCATCGAGGCCGCCGGGACCCGCACGGTGATCGAGGAGGGCGAACAGAAGGAGCGCTACCGCTTCTTCGACGACCCGAACAACGACGGCGAGCACGCCATCCTCGGCAACACCGAGGTCCTGAACGCCTTCGTCGACGACCTGCGCTCGATCGCCGCCGGCCGCGGCAAAGACGAGAAGATCGTCTGGCTCGACGGCCCCACCGCGACGGGCAAGTCCGAGCTGAAGCGCTGTCTCATCAACGGGCTGCGCGAGTACTCGAAGACCGACGAGGGCCGCCGGTACACCGTCGAGTGGAACGTCGCCGGCGCGAGCGGCGACTCGGCCGGGCTGACCTACGCCGACGAGCCGGTCGCCGACGAGGACGACTGGTACGAGAGCCCCGTCCAGTCCCATCCCCTCTCGGTGTTCCCCGGGGACGTGCGCGAGGACCTGGTCGCCCGGCTCAACGAGGAACTGGACGACCACATCCCGGTCCGCGCCGAGAGCGAACTCGACCCGTTCTGCCGGGAGGCCTACGACTACCTGGAGGAGCATTACCGCCGCCAGGGCGTCGAGGAGCTGTTCTCCGCCATCACCGACCCCCAGCACCTCCGCGTGAAGAACTACGTCGTCGACGTGGGCCAGGGGATCGGCGTCCTCCACTCCGAGGACGAGGGGCCGCCCAAGGAGCGCCTCGTGGGGTCGTGGATGCGCGGGATGCTCCAGGAACTCGACTCCCGCGGCCGGAAGAACCCCCAGGCCTTTTCCTACGACGGCGTGCTCTCGCAGGGCAACGGCCTGCTGACCGTCGTCGAGGACGCCGCCCAGCACGCCGACCTGCTCCAGAAGCTGCTGAACGTCCCCGACGAGCGGTCGGTGAAGCTGGACAAGGGCATCGGGATGGACATCGACACCCAGATGATCATCATCTCGAACCCGGACCTGGAAGCCCAGCTCAACCAGCACGCCGACCGCGAGGGACAGGACCCGCTGAAGGCGCTGAAACGCCGGCTCGACAAACACGAGTTCACCTACCTGACCAACCTCTCGCTGGAGACCGAACTGCTCCGGCGGGAACTGACCGACGAGACCGAGGTGTGGGACGCCGATTCGTGGAGCGAGCTGGAGGAGTGGATCCAGGAGCCGCTGACCGTCCACGTCCGCGACGAGAACGACGAGGTCAACGCGAAGGAACTGGCGCCCCACGCGCTGGAGGCCGCGGCGCTGTACGCCGTCGTCACCAGGCTCGACGTGAGCGACGTGCCCAGCGGCCACGACCTGGTCGACAAGGCCCTGCTCTTCGACCGGGGCTACCTCCAGGAGGGCGACGAGCGGGTCGAGGCCGACGAGTTCGAGTTCACCGACGAGGGCACCGACGGCGACCACGGCATCCCCGTCACGTACACGCGCGACGAGATCGCCGACCTGTTCCACCGCGAGCAGGACCGCCACCACGCCGACCTGCCGGTCGAGCACGTCGTCATGCCACGGGACATCCTCAACGCGATGGCCGAGGACCTCTCGTCGGCGCCCGTCTTCTCGAACGCCGAGGCCGCGGACTTCGAGGAGCGCGTGGTGCCGGTGAAAAACCACGTCTTCGGCGAGCAGGAGGCGGACGTGCTCGACGCGATGATGCGCGACAAGCGCGTCGACGAGGAGACAGTCGAGGAGTACATCGAGCACGTCTACGCCTGGTCGACCGACGAGCGCATCGAGAACGAGCGCGGCGAGTACGTCGACCCCGACCCGCTGAAGATGAAGGTCTTCGAGGTCGAGCACCTCGGCCGCTTCGACGAGGACAACTACGCGGGTAACCGCCCCGACGACGCCGTCGAGGCGTTCCGCGAGGAGAAGATCATCACCGCACTCAACCGCCACGCCTGGCAGCGACGTGACGAACAGTTCGGCGTCGAGGACGTATCGCCCAAGGAGATCCCGGTCATCCAGACGGTCCTGGGCAGCCACTCGTGGGACGACGTGAAGCGAGCCTACGAGGACTTCGACCCCCGGCAGTGGGACGAGCCGCCGAGCGGCACCGAGACGGCCGACCTCAAGGAGCAGACCGTCGAGAACATGCAGGAAATGTTCGGCTACAGCGCCGCCTCGGCGGAGCTGACCAGCCGCCACGTCATGAGCCAGGTGAGTTACAAATGGGACTGA
- a CDS encoding PrkA family serine protein kinase, whose protein sequence is MTQETLEELSREYRDTIPADLREHRSFDAYLDQLYDEPTIARNAHQRVADMFDYYGTEYDEDAGVVEYKLASEDPLNDGENTFYGRIVHESIHEFVNKVKSGARGLGPQKRIKLLLGPVGSGKSDFDRQVRRYYEDYTRSEAGRMYTFRWTNLCDVIPDQDPADDTVRSPMNQDPLVLLPQEQRDRVIEDINEQLDAPYTIRNEQALDPASEFYMDRLLAHYDDDLQQVLENHVEIIRLVADENMRQAIETFEPKDKKNQDETELTGDVNYSKIAVYGESDPRAFDYSGAFCNANRGIFSGEELLKLQREFLYDFLHATQEQTIKPKNNPRIDIDQVIVGRTNMPEYKDKKGDEKMEAFNDRTKRIDFPYVLQYEEEARIYEKMLDNADLPDIIVEPHTLEMAGLFGVLTRIEEPDTGNVTLVQKAKAYNGEIDEAEDIDVKKLRDEAAEKAEIGEGMEGVSPRFIGDEIAEAIMDSMHRSRDFLSPLTTFNHLEANIENHGSIPEDRFETYHRYLELVREEYKERAIEDVRHALAYDVDEIQRQGEKYMDHVMAYIDDDTVEDEITGREQEPDEQFLRGVEEKLDLPEDRKDDFRQEVSNWVSRRAREGDTFNPQDNDRLRRALERKLWEDKKHNINFSALVSSGEMDDDERNEWIDALIEQGYSEEGAREVLEFAGAEVAKSEMEE, encoded by the coding sequence ATGACACAGGAAACCCTCGAAGAGCTGAGTCGAGAGTACAGAGACACGATCCCCGCGGACCTCCGGGAGCACCGGTCGTTCGACGCGTACCTGGACCAGCTCTACGACGAGCCCACGATCGCCCGCAACGCCCACCAGCGCGTTGCCGACATGTTCGACTACTACGGCACCGAGTACGACGAGGACGCCGGCGTCGTCGAGTACAAACTCGCCTCGGAGGATCCGTTGAACGACGGCGAGAACACCTTCTACGGGCGGATCGTCCACGAGTCGATCCACGAGTTCGTCAACAAGGTGAAATCCGGCGCTCGCGGGCTCGGCCCACAGAAGCGCATCAAGCTCCTGCTCGGCCCGGTCGGCTCCGGCAAGTCCGACTTCGACCGCCAGGTCCGTCGCTACTACGAGGACTACACCCGCTCGGAGGCCGGGCGGATGTACACCTTCCGGTGGACCAACCTCTGCGACGTCATCCCCGACCAGGACCCCGCCGACGACACCGTCCGCTCCCCGATGAACCAGGACCCGCTCGTCCTGCTCCCCCAGGAGCAACGGGACCGGGTCATCGAGGACATCAACGAACAGCTGGACGCCCCCTACACCATCCGTAACGAGCAGGCCCTCGATCCGGCCAGCGAGTTCTACATGGACCGCCTGCTGGCCCACTACGACGACGACCTCCAGCAGGTCCTCGAAAATCACGTCGAGATCATCCGCCTGGTCGCCGACGAGAACATGCGCCAGGCCATCGAGACGTTCGAGCCCAAGGACAAGAAAAACCAGGACGAGACGGAACTCACCGGCGACGTCAACTACTCGAAGATCGCCGTCTACGGCGAGTCGGACCCCCGGGCGTTCGACTACTCGGGGGCGTTCTGTAACGCCAACCGGGGTATCTTCTCCGGCGAAGAGTTACTCAAACTCCAGCGGGAGTTCCTCTACGACTTCCTGCACGCCACGCAGGAACAGACGATCAAGCCGAAGAACAACCCCCGGATCGACATCGACCAGGTGATCGTCGGACGGACGAACATGCCCGAGTACAAGGACAAGAAGGGCGACGAGAAGATGGAGGCGTTCAACGACCGCACCAAGCGGATCGACTTCCCGTACGTCCTCCAGTACGAGGAGGAGGCGCGCATCTACGAGAAGATGCTCGACAACGCCGACCTCCCCGATATCATCGTCGAGCCCCACACCCTGGAGATGGCGGGCCTGTTCGGCGTGCTCACCCGCATCGAGGAGCCCGACACCGGCAACGTCACCCTCGTCCAGAAGGCCAAGGCCTACAACGGGGAGATCGACGAGGCCGAGGACATCGACGTGAAGAAGCTCCGCGACGAGGCCGCGGAGAAGGCCGAGATCGGCGAGGGCATGGAGGGCGTCTCGCCGCGGTTCATCGGCGACGAGATCGCCGAGGCGATCATGGACTCGATGCACCGCTCGCGGGACTTCCTCTCGCCGCTGACGACGTTCAACCACCTCGAAGCAAACATCGAGAACCACGGCTCCATCCCGGAAGATCGGTTCGAGACCTACCACCGCTACCTCGAACTCGTCCGCGAGGAGTACAAGGAACGGGCCATCGAGGACGTGCGCCACGCGCTGGCCTACGACGTCGACGAGATCCAGCGCCAGGGCGAGAAGTACATGGACCACGTGATGGCCTACATCGACGACGACACCGTCGAGGACGAGATCACGGGTCGCGAGCAGGAACCGGACGAGCAGTTCCTCCGGGGCGTCGAGGAGAAACTCGACCTCCCCGAGGACCGCAAGGACGACTTCCGCCAGGAAGTGTCCAACTGGGTCTCGCGTCGCGCGCGCGAAGGGGACACGTTCAACCCGCAGGACAACGACCGGCTGCGGCGCGCCCTCGAACGGAAGCTCTGGGAGGACAAGAAGCACAACATCAACTTCTCGGCGCTGGTGTCGAGCGGCGAGATGGACGACGACGAGCGCAACGAGTGGATCGACGCGCTCATCGAGCAGGGCTACTCCGAGGAGGGCGCGCGGGAGGTGCTAGAGTTCGCCGGTGCGGAGGTCGCAAAGAGCGAGATGGAAGAGTGA